The Xenopus laevis strain J_2021 chromosome 7S, Xenopus_laevis_v10.1, whole genome shotgun sequence genome includes a window with the following:
- the LOC108705650 gene encoding serine/threonine-protein kinase 3-like, producing the protein MCTKLCIYKCIYIIFSSYQLTDKFFYNLAYFDISKERAQMNIVSCEPPTLQSTRWSEDFNDFVKLCLTKSAHERPTADNLLGHQFITNQLNNDEARLAFIHYTNQAQN; encoded by the exons ATGTGCActaaattatgtatatataaatgtatatatattattttcagtaGTTACCAGCTAACAGATAAATTCTTTTATAATTTAGCCTACTTCGACATATCCAAAGAACGTGCACAGATGAACATCGTGAGTTGTGAACCACCTACGCTGCAATCCACTAGATG GTCTGAAGACTTTAATGATTTTGTGAAGCTTTGCTTAACAAAATCTGCTCATGAAAGGCCGACTGCAGACAATCTTCTTGGGCATCAATTCATAACCAATCAGCTAAATAATGATGAGGCTAGATTGGCATTCATACATTATACGAATCAAG CTCAGAATTAA